One genomic region from SAR92 clade bacterium H455 encodes:
- a CDS encoding cbb3-type cytochrome c oxidase subunit 3 produces the protein MNTGILQGIGTVLAMAAFIGVCVWAWSSKNKQRFDEAAQLPFMNDLGADSSDVRNSGTNKIKNSQEDQGRQNHE, from the coding sequence ATGAATACAGGAATCTTGCAGGGAATAGGCACTGTCTTGGCCATGGCCGCGTTCATTGGGGTCTGTGTCTGGGCTTGGAGTTCAAAAAACAAACAGCGCTTTGACGAAGCTGCACAGCTGCCGTTTATGAATGATTTAGGTGCTGATAGTTCGGACGTTAGGAACTCAGGAACTAACAAGATTAAAAACAGCCAAGAGGATCAGGGAAGACAAAACCATGAGTGA